From a single Candidatus Omnitrophota bacterium genomic region:
- a CDS encoding P-II family nitrogen regulator, which yields MKLIIAIIQPHKLEDVLQELDNSQIHLRTVSNALGCGRQKGRTEVYRGRKETGNLLKKVRLEIAVNDSYVEPAVAAIMKAAKTGTIGDGKIFVIDLQECFRIRTGEKGPLAIG from the coding sequence ATGAAACTGATAATAGCCATAATTCAGCCGCATAAACTTGAGGATGTATTGCAGGAGCTCGATAATAGCCAGATACACTTAAGGACAGTATCGAATGCCCTCGGGTGCGGGCGGCAAAAAGGGCGGACAGAGGTGTATAGAGGCAGGAAAGAGACGGGCAACCTGCTGAAAAAGGTGAGGCTTGAGATCGCAGTTAACGATAGCTATGTCGAACCTGCTGTAGCGGCGATAATGAAGGCTGCGAAGACAGGCACTATAGGCGACGGCAAGATATTCGTTATAGATCTCCAAGAGTGTTTCAGGATACGCACCGGTGAAAAAGGGCCTTTGGCGATAGGGTAA
- a CDS encoding ammonium transporter — protein sequence MINSGDTAWILMSTALVMLMTTPGLALFYGGLVRRKNVLATMMQSFFVMCLISIQWVLWGYSLSFGPDQGHFIGSLAWFGLKGVGMAPNPDYASTIPHLLFMAFQMMFAIITPGLITGAFAERMKFSTYAVFTLLWATLVYDPVCHWVWGTGGWLREMGCLDFAGGTVVHISSGISALVCALILGKRRGYGKEPMPPHNLPLVVLGASLLWFGWFGFNAGSALAANGLAVSAFIATNTAAAAAALTWMMIEWKVTGKPTILGGATGAVAGLVAITPAAGFVSPISSICIGIIGGMVCYTSVAVMKLKFGYDDSLDAFGVHGVGGTIGALLTGLFAQKLINPAGNNGLLFGNAAQFKVQAIGALAAMVYSVAITFILLKVLDAVMGLRVSDEEEVVGLDITQHEESAYTLLD from the coding sequence ATGATCAATTCGGGGGATACGGCGTGGATCTTGATGTCGACGGCGCTTGTCATGCTTATGACGACGCCGGGGCTGGCTCTGTTTTACGGCGGGCTCGTGAGGAGGAAGAACGTGCTTGCTACCATGATGCAGTCCTTCTTCGTCATGTGCCTTATAAGCATCCAGTGGGTGCTGTGGGGATACAGCCTGTCGTTCGGGCCTGACCAGGGCCATTTTATAGGAAGCCTCGCGTGGTTCGGGCTGAAAGGCGTGGGGATGGCCCCGAATCCGGATTACGCGTCTACGATCCCGCATCTGTTATTTATGGCCTTCCAGATGATGTTCGCGATAATTACGCCGGGCCTGATAACCGGCGCTTTCGCGGAGAGGATGAAGTTCTCGACCTATGCAGTCTTTACCTTATTGTGGGCGACCCTTGTGTATGACCCTGTTTGCCACTGGGTGTGGGGCACGGGCGGATGGCTCAGGGAGATGGGATGCCTTGACTTCGCGGGAGGTACGGTAGTCCACATTTCGTCAGGTATCTCCGCGCTGGTGTGCGCTCTTATATTAGGTAAGAGGCGCGGATACGGGAAAGAGCCGATGCCTCCCCATAACCTGCCGCTCGTCGTTCTCGGCGCGTCCCTTCTGTGGTTCGGGTGGTTTGGTTTCAATGCCGGAAGCGCCTTGGCGGCGAATGGGCTTGCCGTATCGGCATTTATAGCGACGAATACAGCCGCCGCGGCCGCTGCCCTTACATGGATGATGATCGAGTGGAAGGTGACAGGAAAGCCGACGATCCTCGGCGGGGCTACGGGAGCTGTCGCGGGACTTGTCGCGATAACGCCCGCCGCGGGGTTTGTGTCTCCGATCTCTTCAATATGCATAGGTATTATAGGCGGCATGGTCTGTTACACATCGGTCGCGGTCATGAAGCTGAAATTCGGATACGATGACTCGCTCGACGCTTTTGGAGTCCATGGCGTGGGCGGGACCATAGGAGCCCTGCTAACGGGGCTTTTCGCGCAAAAGCTCATAAACCCGGCAGGCAATAACGGCCTGTTATTCGGGAATGCCGCGCAGTTCAAGGTGCAGGCTATAGGAGCGCTTGCGGCCATGGTGTATTCGGTAGCGATAACATTTATCCTGCTCAAGGTTCTCGACGCTGTTATGGGCCTGAGGGTGTCCGATGAAGAAGAGGTTGTAGGATTAGACATAACCCAGCATGAAGAGAGCGCTTATACGCTGCTCGATTAG
- a CDS encoding P-II family nitrogen regulator: protein MKKIEAIIRPESLDPVRRALELFGCAGLMISEIEGHGKQKGVVQQWRGEKYKMELLPKIKIEIIVKNGEVDKIVNTIMEYARTGEVGDGKIFIYPVEDAVKIRTGEKGESAI from the coding sequence ATGAAAAAAATCGAGGCCATAATCAGGCCGGAAAGCCTTGATCCGGTGCGCCGCGCGCTGGAACTGTTTGGCTGCGCGGGGCTCATGATCAGCGAAATCGAAGGGCATGGCAAGCAAAAGGGCGTTGTCCAGCAGTGGCGCGGCGAAAAGTATAAAATGGAGCTGCTGCCGAAAATTAAAATAGAGATAATCGTTAAGAACGGCGAAGTGGATAAGATAGTGAATACTATAATGGAATATGCCCGGACAGGTGAAGTAGGAGACGGGAAAATATTTATATATCCCGTAGAAGACGCGGTTAAAATTCGAACGGGCGAAAAAGGCGAAAGCGCGATTTAG
- the amt gene encoding ammonium transporter, protein MDTKVVLDTLWVLITAMLVFFMNLGFAMVEAGFARVKNCVNILSKNFVVFAVSSIGFLVLGYGLMFGDGTPLVGLKGLFFLSGADNSPATGEAYKGVYSALSWTGVPLLAKFFFQLVFAGTAATIVSGAVAERIKYASFIVFSFVMTMLIYPIVGHWIWGGGWLAKLGMYDFAGSTVVHSVGGWAALAGVLVLGPRFGKYSDDGKINPIPGHNLSIATIGTFVLWLGWFGFNPGSTMAADPLAICHVAVTTNTAAAAAILSATLLSWLMLGKPDLGMTLNGCLAGLVAITAPCAFVSVPSSIIIGLIAGVLVVLAVIGFDRLKMDDPVGALSVHLVNGVFGTLCVGLFAQDKITGTATGNGLFFGGGTKLLAAQAIGVLSCGAYVFLASIVSWVLIKQVMGLRVSLQEEIEGLDIGEHGNSAYPEFITRKPAYSFSGLRNGN, encoded by the coding sequence ATGGATACAAAAGTTGTCCTGGATACGCTGTGGGTCCTGATTACAGCGATGCTCGTCTTCTTTATGAATTTGGGTTTTGCCATGGTGGAGGCGGGTTTTGCCAGGGTGAAGAACTGCGTTAACATACTCTCAAAAAATTTCGTAGTCTTCGCGGTCTCTTCTATCGGTTTCCTGGTTTTAGGCTATGGCCTGATGTTTGGAGACGGGACGCCGTTGGTAGGATTGAAAGGACTGTTTTTCCTGTCAGGCGCGGATAACTCTCCCGCCACAGGCGAGGCATATAAAGGTGTATATTCGGCGCTCTCGTGGACGGGCGTACCGTTACTCGCAAAATTCTTTTTCCAGCTGGTCTTCGCGGGGACCGCCGCTACGATAGTATCCGGCGCGGTAGCAGAAAGGATAAAGTACGCTTCCTTTATAGTCTTCTCCTTTGTCATGACAATGCTAATCTACCCTATCGTAGGGCACTGGATATGGGGGGGCGGATGGCTGGCTAAATTAGGAATGTATGATTTTGCCGGATCCACGGTAGTGCATTCTGTAGGCGGATGGGCGGCGCTGGCCGGCGTATTGGTGCTCGGTCCCCGTTTTGGAAAGTATTCGGACGACGGGAAGATCAACCCAATCCCGGGCCACAACCTCTCTATAGCGACTATAGGTACCTTTGTGCTGTGGCTCGGATGGTTTGGTTTTAACCCCGGATCGACCATGGCGGCGGATCCTTTAGCCATATGCCACGTCGCGGTTACTACGAATACGGCTGCCGCGGCGGCAATATTGAGCGCCACCTTATTATCGTGGCTTATGCTGGGCAAGCCTGATCTCGGTATGACACTGAACGGCTGTCTTGCCGGGCTTGTCGCGATAACGGCGCCATGCGCGTTTGTAAGCGTTCCGAGCTCAATTATCATAGGACTGATCGCAGGCGTATTGGTCGTGCTGGCAGTTATAGGTTTTGACAGGTTAAAAATGGATGATCCTGTAGGCGCGTTATCCGTACATTTGGTGAACGGCGTTTTCGGAACACTCTGTGTGGGTTTATTCGCTCAGGATAAGATAACCGGGACTGCTACGGGCAACGGCCTGTTTTTCGGCGGCGGCACAAAATTGTTGGCGGCGCAGGCTATCGGCGTATTATCCTGCGGGGCGTATGTTTTCCTTGCTTCCATTGTTTCATGGGTTTTAATAAAGCAGGTTATGGGATTAAGGGTAAGCCTGCAGGAAGAGATAGAAGGCCTGGATATAGGGGAACATGGCAATTCCGCATACCCTGAGTTCATAACCCGCAAGCCGGCCTATTCATTCTCAGGCTTGCGGAATGGAAATTGA
- a CDS encoding porin, with product MICASKRISVILLFALLANPLPVFSDAVPSETEELRKEIAALKDRLVALEARLEKSETRTPVIKAQNVEPDSGISAAVTSFAREIEVHGFVDTSYIFNTNTPVPPNTRTNRLRVFDTEANGFMLNMAQINLEKLVSKESPVGFRIDLDFGQDAKLIHSNGLGTADGGLGTSNDAFDLQQAYAQVMLPFSFPLADTMTFKIGKFATLHGAEVIESMNNWNFSRSYMFGYAIPFTHTGIRIYDKPFANVPVEAYIGVVNGWDQTVDLNKAKTVEAQVTVTPNDKISFSVGGMFGPERADSDKDFRNLIDFVATYKATDKLTFKVNYDYGWEKNAASVLGGYDIGKDAAWDGIAGYAKYDIFDWWSIAGRGEYFHDRDGVRTGYLTSSTMPISDLSLFEFTLTNEFKIYKNLITRFEYRYDKASGQAFTKDKVTSNYQNTIAAEVIAKF from the coding sequence ATGATATGCGCGTCGAAGAGAATTTCAGTTATACTGCTTTTTGCTTTGCTGGCAAATCCATTGCCGGTCTTTTCCGATGCTGTACCAAGCGAAACCGAAGAGCTTAGAAAGGAAATAGCGGCCCTGAAAGATCGGCTGGTCGCGCTTGAGGCCAGGTTGGAAAAATCCGAAACGCGGACACCGGTTATTAAAGCGCAAAATGTAGAACCGGACAGCGGCATTTCGGCCGCCGTAACCTCTTTTGCCAGGGAGATAGAGGTCCATGGTTTTGTCGACACCTCCTATATATTTAATACGAACACCCCGGTACCTCCGAACACGCGGACAAACAGGCTGCGTGTATTCGATACCGAAGCCAACGGTTTCATGCTGAATATGGCGCAGATAAACCTGGAGAAACTTGTCTCTAAAGAATCTCCGGTCGGGTTCAGGATCGACCTGGATTTTGGCCAGGACGCCAAGCTGATACATTCTAACGGCCTGGGTACTGCCGACGGCGGATTAGGGACATCAAATGACGCGTTTGATCTTCAGCAGGCATATGCGCAAGTCATGCTGCCGTTCTCGTTTCCGCTGGCTGATACGATGACCTTTAAGATAGGCAAGTTCGCGACATTGCACGGCGCGGAGGTCATCGAATCGATGAACAACTGGAATTTTTCGCGGTCGTATATGTTCGGCTACGCGATACCGTTTACGCACACGGGTATACGTATATACGATAAGCCTTTCGCGAACGTCCCGGTCGAGGCGTATATAGGTGTAGTGAACGGGTGGGATCAAACGGTGGACCTTAATAAGGCAAAGACGGTCGAAGCGCAGGTCACAGTGACGCCAAATGACAAAATTTCGTTCAGCGTCGGCGGAATGTTCGGACCGGAGCGCGCCGATTCCGATAAGGACTTCAGGAATCTGATAGATTTCGTGGCTACATATAAAGCCACCGATAAATTGACCTTTAAGGTCAACTATGATTACGGCTGGGAGAAGAACGCCGCCTCTGTGCTGGGTGGATACGATATCGGCAAAGACGCCGCGTGGGACGGAATAGCCGGTTACGCAAAATACGATATATTCGACTGGTGGTCGATCGCCGGCAGAGGAGAATATTTTCATGATAGAGACGGTGTCCGGACGGGTTATCTCACAAGTTCGACCATGCCTATTTCCGATCTCAGCCTTTTTGAATTTACCCTGACAAATGAGTTTAAGATTTACAAAAATCTAATAACGCGTTTTGAATACAGATACGATAAGGCGAGCGGCCAGGCGTTCACGAAAGATAAGGTAACGTCCAATTACCAAAACACGATAGCCGCGGAAGTGATCGCGAAGTTCTAA
- a CDS encoding sigma-70 family RNA polymerase sigma factor, which translates to MYFRVLLEKITPALRFIARKHLLLGYYDEEDLYQEMCIYLWQHYANGLPIGINESYVIKGCEFHIQNFLRKGRPKVVFSSIDELVTPEGLTLGDILEDKRETPGSRIESELTVDEIRGLGLTDKERAVLSYLLKGHTVRETAAQMDISHVMVLKHKKSIITKWRKKKRLPMT; encoded by the coding sequence ATGTATTTCAGGGTACTGCTGGAAAAGATAACGCCCGCGCTAAGGTTTATCGCGCGTAAACATCTTCTCCTTGGCTATTACGACGAGGAGGACCTGTATCAGGAGATGTGTATCTACCTGTGGCAGCATTACGCTAACGGCCTTCCCATAGGTATAAATGAGTCATACGTCATCAAGGGGTGCGAATTCCATATACAGAATTTTCTGCGAAAAGGAAGGCCCAAGGTCGTCTTCTCGAGCATCGATGAGCTTGTGACCCCCGAAGGGCTGACTTTAGGCGATATACTGGAGGATAAGAGAGAAACTCCGGGGTCACGGATAGAGAGCGAGCTTACCGTCGATGAGATCAGGGGGCTCGGCCTGACCGATAAAGAGAGGGCTGTGCTCTCTTACCTGTTGAAAGGGCATACTGTGCGGGAGACGGCAGCCCAGATGGACATCTCGCATGTCATGGTACTGAAGCACAAAAAGAGCATAATCACAAAATGGCGTAAAAAGAAAAGGTTACCAATGACATAG
- the pilO gene encoding type 4a pilus biogenesis protein PilO produces MIEFIKKISGKERMGLFIALAFVLVVLTDRLVVSPIAGTFSRLDRESKMAVRQLSALLRNMEQKDTVSVEYQKYIQHIKKAPSDEEDIARMLGEIEGLARMSSLSVSDMKPQPSRTIGSYRQYSVEVEAEGTEESIVKFLHNLNNSLQLLRAEKVRISLKEKSSADIKMSVLVTKLVTS; encoded by the coding sequence ATGATAGAATTTATAAAAAAAATTTCCGGGAAAGAGCGGATGGGGTTATTCATAGCCCTTGCCTTTGTTCTTGTGGTACTCACGGACAGGCTGGTGGTCTCTCCTATAGCAGGCACGTTCAGCCGGCTTGACCGGGAAAGCAAGATGGCGGTGCGGCAATTGAGCGCGCTTTTGCGCAACATGGAGCAGAAAGATACCGTATCGGTTGAATACCAGAAATATATACAACATATAAAAAAGGCGCCATCCGACGAGGAAGATATAGCGAGGATGCTGGGTGAGATAGAAGGGTTAGCCAGGATGTCGTCCTTGTCCGTTTCGGATATGAAGCCTCAGCCGTCCAGGACAATAGGCAGCTATAGACAGTACAGCGTTGAAGTGGAAGCGGAAGGCACTGAAGAGTCTATTGTCAAGTTCCTGCATAACCTGAATAATTCACTCCAGCTTTTGCGCGCGGAAAAAGTGCGCATCTCCCTGAAAGAAAAGAGTTCCGCAGATATCAAGATGTCCGTATTGGTCACAAAGCTGGTTACTTCCTGA
- the pilM gene encoding pilus assembly protein PilM, giving the protein MHLKIAKGTKYKLPVFRLPKFMAFKRFALRKPIVVIEIGNDWLKIAENRYPAGSRIVSRLDFKKIADIDGSMTAAISKIFSILKLDKHSVISYIPRHLATVRILELPATDPKEINEMVSLLAIKQTPYSKEEIVSAYKTISCMKEGYTKVMLVIVRQNIIADRLETLKGAGISSDRVALSTEGIYNWLSSAYPEELKPDSPAFILLDVDSNYSDFIVIRNGRLSFTRNILIGANQLTDEKKDWRESFIEELKHSMGLYQNEERDVKLSKILLSGAAGNVEYLDTTLSSRLDIPSSFTDPRKNLRFSGDMAVFDEDRYKNISTSALFGIAVRDNDIELDLTPQDIRLRRMMENKRRELMFTGILSVSIIMLACMILVTNISNKNSYLAQLKKKISQIESGANEVDRMRTRMGLIEKRLDANGSSIDMFIEILNLTPPDISLTFISIEEKQKVVLKGRARAMSNIFKFVTTLEGSRMFSGVKPTYTTTQKDQSGEFAEFEIVCSYERLR; this is encoded by the coding sequence TTGCATCTTAAAATCGCAAAAGGTACAAAGTACAAGCTGCCGGTATTCAGGTTGCCGAAATTTATGGCATTTAAACGGTTTGCTCTCAGGAAACCGATAGTGGTTATCGAAATAGGCAACGACTGGCTTAAGATCGCCGAAAACCGGTATCCGGCGGGATCCAGGATAGTGTCGAGGCTTGATTTTAAAAAAATCGCCGATATCGATGGTTCTATGACCGCGGCAATTTCAAAGATCTTCAGTATACTGAAGCTTGATAAACATTCCGTTATCTCATATATACCCAGGCATCTGGCTACGGTGAGGATACTCGAACTTCCCGCGACGGACCCGAAAGAGATAAACGAAATGGTGAGCCTGCTGGCCATCAAACAGACGCCGTATTCCAAGGAAGAGATAGTCTCCGCCTATAAGACAATAAGCTGTATGAAAGAAGGCTACACTAAGGTGATGCTGGTTATTGTGCGGCAGAATATTATCGCTGACCGCCTTGAGACGCTGAAGGGGGCGGGCATATCTTCGGACCGGGTCGCGCTCAGCACGGAAGGTATTTACAATTGGTTAAGTTCTGCTTATCCGGAAGAGCTGAAGCCCGATTCGCCGGCTTTTATATTGCTGGATGTCGATTCCAACTATTCCGATTTCATAGTGATACGGAACGGAAGGCTGTCGTTCACAAGGAATATCCTGATCGGCGCTAACCAGCTGACGGATGAAAAGAAGGATTGGCGGGAGAGCTTCATAGAAGAGCTGAAACATTCCATGGGCCTGTATCAAAACGAGGAGAGGGACGTTAAACTTTCGAAGATCCTCCTAAGCGGAGCCGCCGGGAATGTCGAATATCTCGATACGACGCTAAGCTCCAGGCTGGATATACCGTCCTCGTTTACCGATCCCAGGAAGAACCTGCGATTCAGCGGCGATATGGCTGTGTTCGATGAGGACAGGTATAAAAACATCTCCACATCCGCGCTTTTTGGGATCGCCGTCAGGGATAATGATATAGAGCTTGATCTTACGCCGCAGGATATACGCCTCCGGAGGATGATGGAGAATAAGCGCAGGGAGCTTATGTTTACCGGCATATTGTCCGTTTCCATAATAATGCTGGCCTGTATGATCCTCGTGACAAATATCAGCAACAAAAATTCTTACCTTGCGCAATTGAAGAAGAAGATAAGCCAGATCGAGAGCGGGGCGAACGAGGTAGACAGGATGCGCACGCGCATGGGCCTAATCGAAAAGAGGCTGGATGCCAACGGTTCTTCCATAGACATGTTTATCGAAATACTGAACCTTACCCCGCCCGACATATCCCTTACCTTTATAAGCATAGAGGAAAAACAGAAAGTTGTCCTGAAAGGACGCGCGCGCGCAATGTCGAACATATTCAAATTCGTTACCACGCTGGAAGGTTCCCGTATGTTTAGCGGCGTAAAACCTACGTATACCACGACCCAGAAAGACCAGTCGGGAGAGTTCGCGGAATTCGAGATAGTCTGTTCATACGAGAGGCTGCGATGA
- a CDS encoding prepilin-type N-terminal cleavage/methylation domain-containing protein, whose protein sequence is MSRSRNNQGSGIRDQGSEKNCPLSPVPCPLKRGFTLIELLITTAIIGIIATAIFSTFSGGMNIYYRLRDYKALDQDVFISLEKMERSFRNALDCANIDFVGDKKKVSIPSLTVAVFSRGSEEDSRLTVGKVTYYLDTVKDTLMKESADYAGATSETGTGNSCESEMARVNDISFSYLYFDKEADKYNWKESWNLDKDKKDGKLPVAVKIGLTYKDDGKEVKTVRTVFLPLGQ, encoded by the coding sequence ATGAGCCGGTCAAGAAATAATCAGGGATCAGGGATCAGGGATCAGGGTTCAGAAAAAAACTGTCCCCTGTCCCCTGTTCCCTGTCCCCTGAAAAGAGGGTTTACGCTTATTGAACTGCTCATTACCACCGCGATAATAGGCATCATCGCGACGGCCATATTTTCGACGTTTTCCGGCGGGATGAATATATATTACAGACTTCGCGATTACAAGGCGCTGGACCAGGATGTTTTTATCTCTCTCGAAAAGATGGAGCGCTCTTTCAGGAACGCTCTCGATTGCGCGAATATTGATTTTGTCGGCGACAAAAAGAAGGTTTCTATACCGTCTTTGACGGTCGCCGTTTTTTCGCGCGGATCGGAGGAAGATTCCAGGCTGACGGTCGGGAAAGTAACGTATTATTTAGATACTGTAAAGGATACGCTTATGAAGGAAAGCGCGGACTATGCCGGCGCGACCTCTGAGACAGGGACGGGAAACAGCTGTGAAAGCGAAATGGCGCGCGTAAATGATATCAGCTTCAGTTATCTTTATTTTGATAAAGAAGCGGATAAGTACAATTGGAAAGAATCCTGGAACCTGGATAAAGATAAGAAGGACGGCAAATTGCCGGTTGCGGTTAAAATAGGGCTTACATACAAAGATGACGGTAAAGAGGTTAAGACAGTCAGGACGGTTTTTCTGCCGCTGGGACAGTAA
- a CDS encoding prepilin-type N-terminal cleavage/methylation domain-containing protein, whose protein sequence is MMLKTGSELVSWLAGQRVNGLAGSPNPFTRSPVHPHTKHGFTLIEVMIAVSILAVGIIGILHAYVAAINGFSAGRAGIDAAFLLKEKIGDVEKDMLEKKDMLPGACEGEFGESKNGFRWRLEIKPVDFGVEELKDCLNEATLTVSNGRTNQSRSFSVTTYMESNEPVKK, encoded by the coding sequence ATGATGTTAAAAACTGGGAGTGAGCTGGTTAGCTGGTTAGCGGGTCAGCGGGTTAACGGGTTAGCGGGTTCGCCAAACCCGTTCACCCGTTCACCCGTTCACCCGCACACTAAACACGGTTTTACGCTCATCGAGGTAATGATCGCGGTCTCTATACTGGCTGTGGGGATCATAGGCATACTGCATGCTTACGTTGCCGCGATAAACGGTTTTAGCGCCGGCCGCGCCGGCATAGATGCCGCCTTTTTATTAAAGGAAAAGATTGGAGACGTCGAAAAAGATATGCTGGAGAAGAAGGATATGCTCCCCGGAGCGTGCGAGGGGGAGTTCGGCGAATCGAAAAACGGGTTCAGGTGGAGGCTGGAGATAAAGCCGGTGGATTTTGGCGTGGAGGAGTTGAAAGATTGTTTGAACGAGGCCACCCTTACGGTCAGTAACGGCCGGACAAACCAATCCAGGAGTTTTTCAGTTACGACTTATATGGAGAGCAATGAGCCGGTCAAGAAATAA
- the gspG gene encoding type II secretion system major pseudopilin GspG: MGKLNKLAGKRVSGLTGSPHPFTRSPVHPHTKHGFTLIELMIVIVIIAAMAAMIVPRLSGRSEQAKIVVAQADISSNISMGLKLYELDNGSFPSTEEGVNALYEKPASATSWRGPYLEKKSMDPWGNTYQYKCPGVHNSATYDLYSLGKDGQDGTADDVKNWE, from the coding sequence ATGGGAAAACTGAATAAGTTAGCGGGTAAGCGGGTAAGCGGGTTAACGGGTTCGCCACACCCGTTCACCCGTTCACCCGTTCACCCGCACACTAAACACGGTTTCACGCTCATCGAGCTCATGATTGTGATCGTGATAATCGCGGCTATGGCGGCTATGATAGTCCCGAGGCTGTCCGGAAGGAGCGAGCAGGCTAAGATCGTAGTTGCGCAGGCCGATATAAGCTCCAATATAAGTATGGGTTTAAAGCTATACGAACTTGATAATGGAAGTTTTCCTTCTACGGAAGAGGGCGTTAACGCGCTCTATGAGAAACCGGCGTCGGCTACATCCTGGCGAGGACCGTATCTGGAAAAAAAGTCCATGGACCCATGGGGTAATACATATCAGTATAAATGTCCGGGTGTCCATAATAGCGCGACATATGACCTGTATTCGCTTGGAAAAGACGGACAGGACGGCACAGCCGATGATGTTAAAAACTGGGAGTGA
- a CDS encoding peptidase MA family metallohydrolase — protein MKLVIGYLTLACFLLCCSTAAAEDWKELKGEHFIVYYLDDREFASDVMTRAEQYYNTVASDLGYSRYDSFWQWDKRVKIYIYRTAEEFRKAAGISKEWPVGMARYKEKEIISYKWSAGFVESLLPHEITHLVFRDFVGDKNNIPLWLEEGVAVREEEGRRPGDIELVKKLVREKSYIAIELLTKMDIRNEPNAEAARKFYAEAVSIVNFLMEKYGVSRFTLFCRQLRDGRSIDEAISSVYTGYMGNMGDLEKRWVEYYEGEGVKWEN, from the coding sequence TTGAAATTGGTAATTGGATATTTGACATTGGCGTGCTTTCTTCTGTGCTGCTCTACGGCGGCGGCCGAGGACTGGAAGGAACTGAAGGGCGAACACTTCATAGTCTATTATCTCGATGATAGAGAATTCGCGAGCGATGTCATGACGCGCGCCGAACAATATTATAATACGGTGGCTTCAGACCTGGGATATTCGAGATATGACAGCTTCTGGCAATGGGATAAAAGAGTAAAGATCTATATTTACAGGACAGCCGAAGAGTTCAGGAAGGCCGCGGGGATATCAAAAGAATGGCCCGTGGGAATGGCTCGATATAAGGAAAAGGAGATCATCAGCTATAAATGGAGCGCCGGATTTGTCGAATCGCTCCTGCCTCATGAAATAACGCATCTTGTCTTCAGGGATTTTGTGGGAGACAAGAACAATATACCTTTGTGGCTGGAGGAGGGAGTGGCGGTACGGGAAGAGGAGGGGAGGAGGCCGGGCGACATAGAACTGGTGAAAAAACTGGTCAGGGAAAAGAGTTATATAGCCATCGAGCTGTTGACAAAAATGGACATAAGGAATGAGCCCAACGCGGAAGCGGCGCGAAAATTTTACGCCGAAGCCGTGTCGATAGTGAATTTTCTGATGGAAAAATACGGCGTCTCGAGGTTCACGCTGTTTTGCCGCCAGCTTAGGGACGGCAGATCTATCGATGAGGCGATTTCATCTGTTTATACAGGTTACATGGGTAACATGGGAGATTTGGAAAAGAGATGGGTCGAATATTATGAGGGGGAGGGGGTAAAATGGGAAAACTGA